The Xylocopa sonorina isolate GNS202 chromosome 11, iyXylSono1_principal, whole genome shotgun sequence genome includes the window GGATACATATATGAATAATACTCGCCTGGCAGATAggtaataaattaaaaataaaaaaagataaTGTTTGAGAAAACAAGTTTATATGACACATAATATTTGCAGAATAACAGAATTGTCTCGTTGGAGGGAGTCGATGCAGAAATTATTAGATACTTTAGTTGCAGAGATAAAATCTTTGCAAGATGAAAAATCTGATGCagaaaaagaattagaaaaTTTGAACTATCCATTACAAGTAACAGCAGAATGTATTTCTATGAGGGATTGTCGTAGAGGAACAGAACTTACATATGATGAAGCTGATACAGAATTAAAAAAAGAACTTTGTGTTATAGAAAACATTAAGAAATCATTAACTGCTAGGTATAATATTGGCGTAACAAATATAtcaattttttatatatatttatgattTTTTTACAGAGTACAAGCTGCCTGGGAAAAATTGAATCGTTTAGAAGAAGTTAGATTTACAATACAATTAGAGGTAGAAGATAAAGATGAAACTATTAAAATTGAGAAAGAAAATCTTAGTTTAGACAGAACATGTGCAAATATTAGCTATAAACCGAATGCATTAAGAAATCCAAAAGGGTGAGAGATACAAATGCATTTCAACATTATAGCACATGTTGGGAAATGCAAATATCAGGGTATAATATTATCTTTTAACAGTTTATAGTCTACTTTTTTTTCCAGTTCTATATCATATGAGGCCTGGCTGGAACATTGTCGACATACTAAAACTTCAGCTGATAACGAATTAACTGACGTTTATAATTTTCGAGAAGCTATGAATGTAATGCGTGAACGTGCTAGAAACGACGTTAAAGCACAGCAAGATGTAACAGATTTTAGTTTACGAAAAAGAATCTATCAGACGCAAAAGGCTCGAAATGAATTAGAATGGCAAAAGCTTAAGGTAACTATAATTTATAAATGAAAGAAATTGTTTATTTTTAAGAAATAATTGCAACGATTTCTAACATTTGTAGATTCAaaaagaaatggaaattttacaaaaagaaaTCGTACGGTTGGAAGGCGCATTAATACATAAAATTGATTCGTTAAAATGTGCTGAAACACGATTAGAAAATCGTACTTACCGCCCTGGCTTCGAACTTTGCTGCGATGAAGCTGAATTAGGTTTGAAAGATGAAGTTTTACAGTTACGACAAACTGAAAAAGATTTATCAACAGTTTTGGAAAACTCAAAGTATGTACAGTGACGTGTTACTTATATAATAATGTATTTTATCACTTTTAtcgtatagcgaattaagatcTTATTTATGGCATTTGTATATTCTTCTAGAGGGGTGTATAATAATTTGGAAAGTTTACTCTTGCAAGTCGATAGAAACTTAGATGATAAACAACATTCGTTAGCAACAGATGTGATGTGTTTAGATATGAGAGCAACATTAAAAACTGGAGACAGAACACGATTACCTAACGAAACGGATCGTAATATTGTTCTTACACGTATGGAAAAAGAGATACCCCTTGAATCATAAATGAATTGCAACATTTCATGCAAATTTACCAGGCAGGGCGTTcatcaaatatatatatatatataaaatatttaattattatatcatCTACTTAGTAACGTTCCCATTGTGTACATTTCACTGTTCgagcatatctatgtatcggtaTTAATGGAATCTATATTGGCTTTAATTAAACTGTATTCTGAAATGAATGAATCTGTCAGCATTGGCTCTAAAGTTTTTACTGCTCTTCTATGTAAATCTCCAACTTTTTTTGGATCACCATATTTCATTTCAATTGTAATATATTGTATCCAAACATTTGTATTGTGTTTACCAAATTGTAATATTGACATTTCATTGCATTTTCGCAAGTGTTTCAATGATACTTCAGGTTGTATAAGTTCTAGTTCTATCATTTTCTTGTGCAGTTCAAGAGAAAATGGAGGTTGTAAGCAGAGATTATCATAAACTCTTCGTGCCGCTTTTATACCTATTATAAACAGAATTAATATTACAAATATTAGTAAATATAACTAATTTtgtaacttacaattacgtactCTTTTTTAGGACTAGCCACTCAATATAAACAGGTTTCATCTCTCGAGCAATACTTGGATGTCCTTGTAAAGCTGCTTGGAATACTTGTTCAGTACTATCGGAGCATTTTGTTTGTGCATGTAATATTTTTACTTTCCATAGAGGTAATGCCTTTTCTCCAAGGATTTGTGTTGCCTAAATAGGCAGATATTTCGATTATTAATTAGAAATAAAAGTGTATTTATTTCAGTTATGAATGGTAGACTCCTGATATGCTAAAACTTAATAGTTCGTAATATCTTTTTGTACCTTTGAAAAAACAATTTCAGCTTCGTTTTCTTCTTCTGTGGCATACAAATATCTTAATCTAGCATGCCAAAGACTTGTACTATTTGGTATGGCATCAGTTGCCATGTTCAAAATATCTTTTAATTTTTTGTTGGCAGTTTCATCTTCTTTCTCAACCTTTAACATATTAATCTACAAAGATAATGTTCAATATTAAAGTATTTAtctttctatttcatttcacGAGAAATAATAAGATGCTTTGCTAACCCAatgtaagtaatatttttcctTTAATTTTTTTGCTTGATGTGCTTGTAACAGTACAGTTTTTAATAGTTTCCTTTTAAAATTTGGCAAAGAATCAGCTTTTTGATTAATTTCTATTAAACATTCTATATATAATGACCACATTTCTTCAGTCTTAATTTTTTTAACTGCAGTTTGATACACTTTATTACAAGATGTTATACGATCTCTTAATGGAGTTTGTTGTAAATTATTAGTTTCTACAACTTTGTCATCTAAAGAGGGCTGAGCAAGTCCTTCTAATTCTCGTCGAGCCATTGTATCCCACATTAGAGGTTCATGAGCATATTCTTGTATCATATCACTAAAAGAAGTTGTAACAATTCAGTTATAGACAATCGACAATTttgacatatatgtatatatatgtcagTATACTaacatatgtatgtacagaCTATTCCAGGTAAGTGTTGTCACAAAATTTTAAGACTTCTTGTGAATAAAGATTGTACTGGACAAATATTTGAGCTACATTGAAATCTGCAATAAGTTTTGTAAATCAAATTCCTTTTCGAATTTtttgaaaaaaagaaattgttATACTGACAGCACTTACATAGGATTTCTTGTACTTCCATTCTTCATACCTAATGATTTTATTTTGTAATTTCTCTGTATTGTTATATTCCTTTGCaatatttaataattgtatTATGAATTTAATGTCTTTAATACGCTTTGATGCTTGTTGATATACGGTATAAGTTCTTTTGAGTCCAATGGTCATATCATCATCAGTTCTTGTTGGCATTGCATTCTCactgttactttcatttttctgATCGTTAGCCACTGCATCTTCTAATTCTAATCTAAATCATAAGTCTAATTATTCAAAACATATATAAAAATACTGAGAATGAATTCCTTTCACAATGTAACATGTGTGTAGAGATTTAGGCAAACTAATTATtagatatttaatatttaattttataacagcacaatataatttaaaattccaattaaattatattatgtgcaatatatataattatctataatattatataaaattacatatttttgcatctatttttttttccgtttgtttatttttgttATATTACTTGCTAACTTATTACAATATGAAAGGATTAGAAACATATGTCATGTTGCTTACTTGAAAGTATCAGTAAATAATAATTGAGAAGTTGGATGTATGTGCAAACCGCGAAGAAGAAATTGACGTGcagtttgtttatttttattttcttctagcTCCCAACGCGCCGCAATATGCCAACATTTAGGTTTGTCTTGATGAACTTGCAACATTCTACCCAACATGTGACTAACATTGTTGTGATATTGCTGTTACATTTTATATTGATTTGTATAAATAAGTAAATCGATGGATTCTCTTtagtaaagaaaagaaaaattataATTCAAATACATACAACATGTTTGCAAAATTTTATGTAGGCAACCCAAAAACGTATATCATCTTGGAatttaaatattgcatctcgaTATAAACGATCCATTTTATTTGTAATTGTATTATCGATTTCTGATTTCTTCTGAGTAATACCAATTTTCTATTAAATAGGAAGAAATTATTATATACATATCTGCAGTTATGTATTATAATATTGTATATATTGTAATAACATACATCTCTGCGTTGTTTAATTAGTTTAAGCAGATCCATTTCATACTGTATGTATCTTAAATAATCTTCTTTAGTTTTTGTATGTCGTTGAATTTTATATTCATATTCCTTAAGCTTTTTTGCTATTCCCCTAcgtaatttataaaaatatagatTATTAGCAGAGGTAAACAATATGGTTATAAAACATAACCTACTCTGCGTACCGAATTTCATTTTTGTCAAAAAGTTTAATCCTTTCCATTTGTTCCAATTCAGGAATCATATCCTCACATCGTTTTTCCACAAATTCTGCCATGGTTACttaaaattaacgaaatttGATTTAATCAATACACAATTGAAAGATTTTTAACACAATATCACGTCGTGTTATCACCAAAGGCTAGGTGCAGTCTAGTTCTATCACCTTATGGAACTTTAAGTGTATCTAGAGACTTTATGTTTGAAACTTCATGCCTTTAAATATCTATCTTCTAAAAAAAATACGGATTTGTTATGCCTTTCATAATATCATTTGTATTGATGCATCTAGATTGTTTAATCAATTAGTAACGAAAATTTTATAGCAACAACAGTTAG containing:
- the LOC143428880 gene encoding tektin-B1, whose product is MAKSVTTYEKPLSHINLADWYAKQWDLQQNAALKSAEAFELRNSGKIARSETLVKTIWDTYMNNTRLADRITELSRWRESMQKLLDTLVAEIKSLQDEKSDAEKELENLNYPLQVTAECISMRDCRRGTELTYDEADTELKKELCVIENIKKSLTARVQAAWEKLNRLEEVRFTIQLEVEDKDETIKIEKENLSLDRTCANISYKPNALRNPKGSISYEAWLEHCRHTKTSADNELTDVYNFREAMNVMRERARNDVKAQQDVTDFSLRKRIYQTQKARNELEWQKLKIQKEMEILQKEIVRLEGALIHKIDSLKCAETRLENRTYRPGFELCCDEAELGLKDEVLQLRQTEKDLSTVLENSKGVYNNLESLLLQVDRNLDDKQHSLATDVMCLDMRATLKTGDRTRLPNETDRNIVLTRMEKEIPLES
- the LOC143428879 gene encoding U3 small nucleolar RNA-associated protein 6 homolog isoform X2, which codes for MKFGTQTKKLKEYEYKIQRHTKTKEDYLRYIQYEMDLLKLIKQRRDKIGITQKKSEIDNTITNKMDRLYRDAIFKFQDDIRFWVAYIKFCKHVQYHNNVSHMLGRMLQVHQDKPKCWHIAARWELEENKNKQTARQFLLRGLHIHPTSQLLFTDTFKLELEDAVANDQKNESNSENAMPTRTDDDMTIGLKRTYTVYQQASKRIKDIKFIIQLLNIAKEYNNTEKLQNKIISDMIQEYAHEPLMWDTMARRELEGLAQPSLDDKVVETNNLQQTPLRDRITSCNKVYQTAVKKIKTEEMWSLYIECLIEINQKADSLPNFKRKLLKTVLLQAHQAKKLKEKYYLHWINMLKVEKEDETANKKLKDILNMATDAIPNSTSLWHARLRYLYATEEENEAEIVFSKATQILGEKALPLWKVKILHAQTKCSDSTEQVFQAALQGHPSIAREMKPVYIEWLVLKKSIKAARRVYDNLCLQPPFSLELHKKMIELELIQPEVSLKHLRKCNEMSILQFGKHNTNVWIQYITIEMKYGDPKKVGDLHRRAVKTLEPMLTDSFISEYSLIKANIDSINTDT
- the LOC143428879 gene encoding U3 small nucleolar RNA-associated protein 6 homolog isoform X3, with amino-acid sequence MAEFVEKRCEDMIPELEQMERIKLFDKNEIRGIAKKLKEYEYKIQRHTKTKEDYLRYIQYEMDLLKLIKQRRDKIGITQKKSEIDNTITNKMDRLYRDAIFKFQDDIRFWVAYIKFCKHVQYHNNVSHMLGRMLQVHQDKPKCWHIAARWELEENKNKQTARQFLLRGLHIHPTSQLLFTDTFKLELEDAVANDQKNESNSENAMPTRTDDDMTIGLKRTYTVYQQASKRIKDIKFIIQLLNIAKEYNNTEKLQNKIISDMIQEYAHEPLMWDTMARRELEGLAQPSLDDKVVETNNLQQTPLRDRITSCNKVYQTAVKKIKTEEMWSLYIECLIEINQKADSLPNFKRKLLKTVLLQAHQAKKLKEKYYLHWINMLKVEKEDETANKKLKDILNMATDAIPNSTSLWHARLRYLYATEEENEAEIVFSKATQILGEKALPLWKVKILHAQTKCSDSTEQVFQAALQGHPSIAREMKPVYIEWLVLKKST
- the LOC143428879 gene encoding U3 small nucleolar RNA-associated protein 6 homolog isoform X1; amino-acid sequence: MAEFVEKRCEDMIPELEQMERIKLFDKNEIRGIAKKLKEYEYKIQRHTKTKEDYLRYIQYEMDLLKLIKQRRDKIGITQKKSEIDNTITNKMDRLYRDAIFKFQDDIRFWVAYIKFCKHVQYHNNVSHMLGRMLQVHQDKPKCWHIAARWELEENKNKQTARQFLLRGLHIHPTSQLLFTDTFKLELEDAVANDQKNESNSENAMPTRTDDDMTIGLKRTYTVYQQASKRIKDIKFIIQLLNIAKEYNNTEKLQNKIISDMIQEYAHEPLMWDTMARRELEGLAQPSLDDKVVETNNLQQTPLRDRITSCNKVYQTAVKKIKTEEMWSLYIECLIEINQKADSLPNFKRKLLKTVLLQAHQAKKLKEKYYLHWINMLKVEKEDETANKKLKDILNMATDAIPNSTSLWHARLRYLYATEEENEAEIVFSKATQILGEKALPLWKVKILHAQTKCSDSTEQVFQAALQGHPSIAREMKPVYIEWLVLKKSIKAARRVYDNLCLQPPFSLELHKKMIELELIQPEVSLKHLRKCNEMSILQFGKHNTNVWIQYITIEMKYGDPKKVGDLHRRAVKTLEPMLTDSFISEYSLIKANIDSINTDT